acacacacacacactctctgtaacCCTCACAATGACATACCTGTTTATTTAGTGTAAGAAATTAGATTctaattttattattattattattattattattattattaaggaaaTTACCTGGGACCGGGTCGGGGGGCCTCTCTAACCTGGGACCGGGTCGGGGGGCCTCTCTAACCTGGGACCGGGTCGGGGGGCCTCTCTAACCTGGGACCGGGTCGGGGGGCCTCTCTAACCTGGGACCGGGTCGGGGGGCCTCTCTAACCTGGGACCGGGTCGGGGGGCCTCTCTAACCTGGGACcgttctagatgattctgttcttccaactttgtggcaacagtttggggaaggtcctttcctgtttcagcatgacaatgccctcgtgcacaaagtgaggtccatacagtaatggtttgtcgagatcaatgttccaacatctagtggaaagccttcccataagagtggaggctgttatagcagcaatgttccaacatctagtggaaagccttcccagaagagtggaggctgttatagcagcaatgttccaacatctagtggaaagccttcccagaagagtggaggctgttatagcagcaatgttccaacatctagtggaaagccttcccagaagagtggaggctgttatagcagcaatgttccaacatctagtggaaagcattcccagaagagtggaggctgttatagcaacaatgttcctacatctagtggaaagccttcccagaagagtggaggctattatagcagcaaagggggaccaactccatattaaagcacatgattttggaatgtttgatgagcaggtgtccacatacctttgatcATGTCCAATGTACACGATCATGTAGTATATTTACCAGTCCTGTGAGGCTCTGAAAAGTGTATTTTGAATTGGGGGAAAGGgctgttttggggggggggtgggggcaaAAACAATTTGACACGTGAGGTTGTGTTGTAACTACGTTTATTTGTTTACCTCCTCAGACTCCCCCAAGAAGATGTGGTGGTACGTGTGGCTGTGCTGGTTGCTCAGTGTTGTGGGCGTGGTCTGTATCCTGATTGGTCATGAGCATTACAGCATTGATGTTGTCTTCGCCTACTTTGTTACGTCACGCCTCTTCTGGTGGTACCACACCATGGCCAACAcacaggtaatatatatatactggtgGTACCACACCATGGCCAACAcacaggtaatatatatatactggtgATACCACACCATGGCCAACAcacaggtaatatatatatatatatatatatatactggtgGTACCACACCATGGCCAACAcacaggtaatatatatatactggtgGTATCACACCATGGCCAACAcacaggtaatatatatatatactggtgGTACCACACCATGGCCAACAcacaggtaatatatatatactggtgGTACCACACCATGGCCAACAcacaggtaatatatatatatatatatatttttatttttttattttacctttatttaaccaggcaagtcagttaagaacatattcttattttcaatgagggcctgggaacagtggggttaactgccttgttcaggggcagaacaacagatttgtaccttgtcagctcgggggtttgaacttgcaaccttctggttactagtccaacactctaaccactaggctgccctaccgccccatatacacacacacacacaggtaggatatatgtatatatatatcacactgctcaaaaaaataaagggaacacttaaccaacacaatgtaactccaagtcaatcacacttctgtgaaatcaaactgtccacttaggaagcaacactgattgacaatacatttcacatgctgttgtgcaaatggaatagacaacaggtggaaattctaggcaattagcaagacacccccaataaaggagtggttctgcaggtggtgaccacagaccacttctcagttcctatgcttcctggctgatgttttggtcacttttgaatgctggcgctgctttcactctagtggtagcatgagacggagtctacaacccacacaagtggctcaggtagtgctgctcatccaggatgggacatcaatgcgagctgtggcaagaaggtttgctgtgtctgtcagcgtagtgtccagagcatggaggcgctaccaggagacaggtgagtacatcaggagacacggaggaggccgtaggagggcatcaacccagcagcaggaccgctacctccgcctttgtgcaaggaggagcactgccagagccctgcaaaatgacctccagcaggccacaaatgtgcatgtgtctgctcaaatggtcagacacagactccatgagggtggtatgagggcccgatgtccacaggtgggggttgtgtttacagcccaacactgtgcaggacatttggcatttgccagagaacaccaagattgtcaaattcgccactggcgccctgtgctcttcacagatgaaagcaggttcacactgagcacgtgacagacgtgacagagtctggagacgccgtggagaacattctgctgcctgcaacatcctccagcatgaccggtttggcggtgggtcagtcatggtgtggggtggcatttctttggggggccgcatagccctccatgtgctcaccagaggtagcctgactgccattaggtaccaagatgagatcctcagaccccttgtgagaccatatgctggtgcggttggccctgggttcctcctaatgcaagacaatgctagaccccatatggctggagtgtgtcagcagttcctgcaagaggaaggcattgatgctatggactggcccgcccgttccccagacctgaatccaattgagcacatctgggacatcatgtctcgctccatccaccaacgccacgttgcaccacagactgtccagcagttggcggatgctttcgtccaggtctgggaggagatccctcaggagaccatccgccacctcatcaggagcatgcccaggcgttgtagggaggtcattcAGGCACGTGGAGCCTcatacacactactgagcctcattttgacttgttttaaggacattacatcaaagttggatcagcctgtagtatggttttccactttaattttgcgtatgactccaaatccagacctccatgggttgataaatttgatttccattgctcatttttgtgtgattttgttgtcagcacattcaactatgaaaagaaaaaagtatttaataataatatttcattcattcagatctagaatgtgttattttagtgttccctttatattTTTGAGCagtatgcatacatacacacacacacacacacacacacacacacacacacacacacacacacacacacacacacacacacacacacacacacacacacacaggtaggatatacagtggggcaaaaaagtatttagtcagccaccaattgtacaagttctcccacttaaaaagatgagagagacctataattttcatcataggtacacttcaaccatgacagacaaaatgagaaaaaaaattgtaggatttgtaatgaatttattagcaaattatggtggaaattaagtatttggtcaaaatatatatatatatatattacacacacacacacaggatatatatgtgtgtgtgtatatatatctcaACCATAATGTCTAGTAATGATGGTTGCTGTGTGAATATAGTTACATCACACAACAGCCTAAACTGATTTCAAAGCGTTCTCTTTAGTTCAGACTCTGAACTCTGACCTTTCTGATTTACATCGGGTCTCTAGGAATCCAATGGCTTATTATACGATTGTCCTTTtgaaaataaacataaatataataaatatatttattggtttaaaaaaaaaaaaattctaaacCAATCTTTACATTTTGTGTTCAGGCTCTGCGCGGGGCTTCTAACAACTACCTGTCAAGGACCTGGTGGAACCCTGTGTTTAACTTCCTGGAGCGTAACGTCATGGCAACCGTTCCCTGTGTGTTCTCCTGGCCCGTCTCTCTGCCCTCTGCATGGTGTAACATTAACCCCTGTGAGAGATACTCCATGGTAGAGGGGGATGGGAACAGAGACTAGTAGAGGGCCTGTCTCTGCCCTCCTTGTGGTAACAACAACCCCATGGTAGAGGGGGATGGGACTGGACACCAGTGATCCATttttctatccatccctctctccctctggtcacAGATCACAGGCTGTAGCTTGTAATGAAAGAAACCTTCCTGAAGGCTCGGTCATTGCTACCTCTGGTGTTCTTCAGCACGGACGCTACAGGCTAACACACCTGCATAGGGGATAGGGGTGCACTGCGTAGGGGATAGGGGTGCACTGCGTAGGGGATAGGGGTGCACTGCGTAGGGGATAGGGGTGCACTGCGTAGGGGATAGGGGTGCACTGCGTAGGGGATAGGGGTGCACTGCGTAGGGGATAGGGGTGCACTGCGTAGGGGATAGGGGTGCACTGCATAGGGGATAGGGGTGCACTGCGTAGGGGATAGGGGTGCACTGCGTAGGGGATAGGGGTGCACTGCGTAGGGGATAGGGGTGCACTGCGTAGGGGATAGGGGTGCACTGCGTAGGGGATAGGGGTGCACTGCGTAGGGGATAGGGGTGCACTGCGTAGGGGATAGGGGTGCACTGCGTAGGGGATAGGGGTGCACTGCGTAGGGGATAGGGGTGCACTGCGTAGGGGATAGGGGTGCACTGCGTAGGGGATAGGGCATCATTTGAGGCTGATGCGTTGTGTATTGGGTCAGAGAATGTCAGAATTGGCAATGTATTCCCTGTGCACtctgtatagggtgccatttcagacacccCACTGTGAGCGAACCCAACGACCAAATATTGATGTCATGACGATAACGTGTTTCAACATTTATGCAAATATTTTGTTAGCCtgatcccaggtctgtctgtgctCTTGCTAACTCCATTGTTGTCATTGTCAAGCCcactagcctgatcccagatctgtctgtgctCTTGCTAACTCCATTGTTGTCATTGTCAAGCCcactagcctgatcccagatctgtctgtgctCTTGCTAACTCCAAACTAAAGACTATTTCCGTAAGGAGCAGAAACCGATCCGGCTGTTTTTTTGGTTCAgtaaaataatataaatatattattatGAATATAAAGTCGTATCGTCTGTAATCCATGTTACTGAAATATGTTTTGGTTCTGTTTTCATTCTTTTTAATCATATTTAAAGTTGTCATAACTTGCTTGTTGTAGTATATAATGTTTATTttgaggggagtggagggaggggggagaaacTGAATAAAATGGCCAAACTCTCCTTCAAGactcgtgtgtgtctgtgcagagatAAGCCAATGAAAGCTCTTCAATGGATCCACAGTGCATTACAGGTTTGTCCAGGACCAAGTTAACAAGCTGTTTCATATACGAAAGTAATGACCAGAATGCATTTTAGGGAAAGAAGATAGATTTTattaaatgtattcaattgtgaGTTTGATCAATTCCAGTCCCGTTGCCGAGGGGATCCGGGGTCCTCCCAGGGATAACTTTTAtgtagaagagaagaagaagaagctcaGTTCTGGGAAAGATGTTCTACTCTAAAATGAACCTATAGCCCAACTGATGCAGCATAGTGGCTAGAAAAGGGTTGGTCTCACTTCCTGATTGGTATTATATTATTAAAAGGTCCagaagcctggggttggtctcacTTCCTGATTGGTATTATATTATTAAAAGGTCCagaagcctggggttggtctcacTTCCTGATTGGTATTATATTATTAAAAAGGTCCagaagcctggggttggtctcacTTCCTGATTGGTATTATATTACTAAAAGGTCCagaagcctggggttggtctcacTTCCTGATTGGTATTAAAAGGTCCATTTCCTGATTAATATTATTAAAAAGGTCCagaagcctggggttggtctcacTTCCTGATTGGTATTATATTATTAAAAGGTCCAGAAGCCTTTGGTCTCACTTCCTGATTGGTATTATATTATTAAAAGGTCCagaagcctggggttggtctcacttcctgattggtattatattattaaaatccagaagcctggggttggtctcaTATTCCTGATTGGTATTATATTATTAAAAGGTCCagaagcctggggttggtctcaATTCCTGATTGGTATTATATTATTAAAAAGGTCCagaagcctggggttggtctcacTTCCTGATTGGTATTATATTATTAAAAAGGTCCagaagcctggggttggtctcacTTCCTGATTGGTATTATATTATTA
The window above is part of the Oncorhynchus gorbuscha isolate QuinsamMale2020 ecotype Even-year linkage group LG21, OgorEven_v1.0, whole genome shotgun sequence genome. Proteins encoded here:
- the LOC124008554 gene encoding phosphatidylcholine:ceramide cholinephosphotransferase 2-like isoform X2, whose amino-acid sequence is MIGTLYMYRCVTMYVTTLPVPGKHFTCAPKLYGDSEGMVWRILGLISGGGLSITGGHLMCGDFLYSGHTVTLTLAYLFIQEYSPKKMWWYVWLCWLLSVVGVVCILIGHEHYSIDVVFAYFVTSRLFWWYHTMANTQALRGASNNYLSRTWWNPVFNFLERNVMATVPCVFSWPVSLPSAWCNINPCERYSMVEGDGNRD